One part of the Bacillota bacterium genome encodes these proteins:
- a CDS encoding histidine kinase: METFDNTPFQQNQDIIQPVLENLSNFYRLWIKYVSCSGTYVITPINKQQCNFCRLIRNHPVGYQRCRETARRCVYLDPHRHHLFPCHAGLYVLAVPLQGERGPIGALATGEIRIDDGTVDTGEVLQKVADLGLNRERLSRYYEEVPVKKREEILLLGETLYAISNCFIRLGSAQAKVRQAEIEKALLESELRALSSQINPHFLFNALNTIQMFSYLEGARKTPDIINALSNLLRARLSVNDLLTSLRDELEAVNSLLFIQKTRFEDRLQVVIDIPDALLDARVPALSLQSLVENALIHGLEPYEGIGRLELQAEVRGRDLIFHVRDNGVGMTPEELAKITGRLNRKEIFEEAGEIGMANVQKRCLALFGEGYGIRIKSEKNRGTEVTIRIPFTTGDGRRNEDFIGR; the protein is encoded by the coding sequence GTGGAAACATTTGATAACACCCCATTCCAGCAAAATCAAGATATCATCCAGCCGGTGCTCGAGAATTTAAGCAATTTTTATCGGCTCTGGATTAAGTATGTAAGCTGTTCCGGGACATATGTCATCACCCCGATTAACAAACAACAGTGCAATTTCTGCCGCCTCATACGCAATCATCCGGTAGGCTATCAGCGGTGCCGGGAGACTGCCAGGCGATGTGTTTACCTCGATCCGCACAGACACCACCTTTTTCCCTGTCATGCCGGTTTGTACGTCCTTGCCGTTCCTTTACAAGGAGAACGGGGCCCTATTGGAGCACTGGCCACAGGGGAGATAAGAATAGATGACGGTACCGTCGATACCGGCGAGGTCTTGCAGAAGGTGGCGGACCTGGGTTTGAACCGGGAACGTTTGTCGAGATATTACGAAGAAGTGCCGGTTAAAAAGCGCGAAGAGATCCTGCTGCTTGGGGAGACCCTTTATGCCATCAGCAACTGTTTCATCCGGTTGGGATCTGCCCAGGCAAAAGTCAGACAGGCTGAAATAGAAAAGGCCCTGCTGGAATCGGAATTGCGTGCCCTCAGTTCGCAGATCAATCCCCATTTTCTGTTCAATGCCCTTAATACGATCCAGATGTTTTCTTATTTGGAGGGTGCCAGGAAAACGCCGGATATCATCAATGCCCTGAGCAACCTGCTCCGCGCCAGGCTCAGTGTCAACGACCTGCTGACCTCTCTCAGGGATGAGTTGGAAGCAGTAAACAGTCTCCTCTTCATCCAAAAAACACGTTTTGAAGACAGGCTTCAGGTAGTGATCGATATCCCCGATGCCCTCCTGGATGCCCGGGTACCGGCCCTGTCGCTGCAGTCCCTGGTGGAAAATGCCCTCATCCACGGATTGGAGCCTTATGAAGGGATCGGCCGCCTGGAGTTACAGGCGGAAGTGCGGGGCCGGGATCTGATATTTCACGTGAGGGATAACGGTGTCGGAATGACGCCGGAAGAGCTCGCAAAAATCACCGGGAGGCTTAACCGGAAAGAGATATTCGAGGAAGCAGGGGAAATCGGAATGGCGAATGTTCAGAAACGCTGCCTCGCCCTTTTCGGCGAAGGCTACGGGATCCGCATCAAAAGCGAAAAGAACAGGGGTACGGAAGTGACGATCCGGATCCCTTTCACAACCGGAGATGGCCGGAGAAATGAAGATTTTATTGGCAGATGA